The following nucleotide sequence is from Cercospora beticola chromosome 2, complete sequence.
TCAAACCTACTCCTCTCCAACTTCATCTCCTTCAACCACTCTCTTGCCCTCGTAACATCTTCCCCTCTCCTGAGATCCCACAGCCCATTGACAGTCCCAGTCATCCTCTGAGATAAGACACAATCAGGACACATCCACCCAAGATGCATTGGAGGATGTTCCGGCAGACCAACGCAGCTATGGTGGAACCAGCCAGGATTACACTATCCGCCGACATCAATTGAGCCGCCGCAGATCCCGCGATGCTTTAAGCATCAGTCAGGAAGAAGAAAACATTCGACTTACATCTCTCACGCTACACCTCATCAAATCCTCGGCTTCCACGTCTTCACCCTCACTGCTGACTTTGTGCTTACAGACACAGATCTCCATCGCCCGCCCATTGGTATCGCGATCGAGTTGCTCGAAGAAGGTTTGACCGCGATAGCCTGCGAATCTTAATCCTTCTTCATCCGTGTGGTCGAGGTCGGAAGTGCCCCAAAGCATCTCATCTTGTCCTTTCGAATCGGAAGCGCGCAGTTCGGTCTGTAATTTATTCGCACGCTGCACTAGCTCGATTGCTGCAGTCGCTCCGTGGTCTCGGGTGTCTGTTTGTGTTGCGACGCGCTTAGAGCGGCGACCTTTGATGGGCTGGGCCTGTGACTCGGATGGAAAGAGAGGCATTGGAGCGCTGGAATGGTCGAAGTCGTTGAGTATAGTCAGTGAGGTAAACAACGGGTGTAAACGTGAGATGAGTTGGTTCGAAGAAATGTCAGAAGTGTCAAGATCGTTTGTTGTCATGCGTGCTGCCAGCTTGACTTTGCCTCGCGCAGCTAGCAAACGGTCCCGTGCCCACTTCACATTCTACGCAATGATCTATAGAGCCGCTTTTGCCAAATTGTTCTGGAAGTTTGCGTCCTTGAAAGGCACGTTCGCACTTCCTGTGCAAGAATTAGTCTCTTCCTGCGGCTTCATCTCCATGGCTTCACTTACCGAAATCCGTGTTCTCCAACGCTGTTCTCGCAGCAGAAGTCAAGCTCTCATAAGCGATCAGCGGCTGCTGTCCACCTTGCGTACTCGTGAATCCAAGCTGATGATTCACTGGGAAGATGGAGAAATATCTGATCAATGGGCTGTTTCCACTCAAGTTTGGACTGGTGTTCGCGTCATAGTCGCCATGCGCACTTGCTGAGACGCCTCTCAAGGTCGCGGAAGTAGATGCAGATGAGAGCCAAACTACCACATTCTCCCAATCGTGGCGATGTCCAAGACCAGTGGATGGAGAATCCTTGGGCATGTACCAAGAATACATGATTGCATAGTTTCCGTTGTACGTGCCTCCACGAGCGTAGACCTGGCcggtgctggaggagcagcCTTCTGAAGAGCCTCCGGTTGGGTTGAGACCGCCCCTGCTCATCTGTCAGTATCTGCGGCCCAAAAATGTCTGGTGTCCGCCACGAAGCGCAGCTGGCATAGCAGCGATGTGATGACTGAATGCATACCCAGTATTTCCACTCGAATCCACAGCTGGGAATGGCACACATCCATTGTCGACCTTCAAATAAGGCTTGTACTTCAAGTACAGCTGTCCCGTCAGTCCACTAGGCACTGTCTGTGGGAATCCCACTACTGCATCGTGGTTGATAACAGCTCGCTTCTCAAAAGATGTAGGCGCCGCAATAACGGCAGCCGTAGAGGCTAGTAGGCCGAGTAGGGTCTTATGGGAGAGAAGCATGTTGTCCGATGGAGCAAGCGTATCGAGAGTCTGATTTTCGGAATCTACGCCGGCGGGAGTTCGCGACACCTTTATGCTATCTGACTCCAACCTCTCGTGTCATACCACAAGCTCCTCGTGTCGCGGGTCTTCCGTCCCATTTGGCAGGTGAGTAGCAGTGTAGCACCACTTATTTAGCCTGCGTCCGACTACGGTGGTATTGACAGCTTGGCCGCAGCCCACGTGCTGTACATCGTTTGTTGCAAGCAACTCGTACCCATAGGCGAGAGGTGGAGTGAGCGAAGTGGGATAGACTCGCTGGCTATAATGTACGGTCTGGCACAAGCGGATCGCCCCGCAGATCAACCATGCTCTTTCCATCGACTGCTCCGAGCGATCAACGTGAGACGGCTAGCTAGCTTGAGGTTCCGGGTCGGGGAATTCCTCTTAGGCAGGCTCCTCGCATGCTATCCGCCGGCTATAGGATGCGAGTGTCTTGCCATGCATCGACAGTGGTGGTGCTTCAAAGCACAGCAACCAGAGCACAGACAGGCAATTGTCTCACGACGCCATCAAGGTGCTCTTCATCTGAGATAGCGAGGCTCAGTCCCAACAAGAGGGGCCCAAAGGATGAAAGAGATGTCATTTACTGATAGATCTCTCACTATATCTACACACAGCTTGAACACATCGCTTGCAACCCGCTCACACGAAGCAAGCTGCAGCCTGAAGCCGAAGACAACCCAACCACGGGGCCTCTCTCATCATGATAACAGCTTCGTGCGatgctcttgctgttctgTGCACTACAAATACACCCGTAGCGTATCGTCGTTAGTCCAAGATGAGGCACGCGGAAACAAAACACATTTCCGCGTGCACACGTTTCACACAAGCGTCCGCCGACGCCATCGCTAATGCCGAACTTTTTTGCATGCCCTTTCGCCCTTGCGAGTCTAGTCCATGTCCGATGAAGCTGTGCACTGTGCGTCGCCAGCGCAGCCTTGCTCCAAAACGGTGCGAACATCAGACTTTACCTACCGGCACATCTGCAGTGGCACATGCCACCATATTTCCCGTTTTCCTTACCCTCCTCAATCGCGAATCCTCTCATACAAGAGAATGTATGCGACCTTGTTATCCCGTACTCCTTCTCGCTTCGCTGTGGGTGTACGCTTGCCCGTGGTACTTGTAGGCGTTGCGGTGCCATTGGTGACAGAAGCAGCAATGCCGCTCCAGTTCTTCTTGTGCCCACTCACATTGCCGTTGACTTCAGACCAtggcttctcttcttcgggtTCCTTGTCGGCCTCGTCAAGGCCGCCGTACATGTTCCTCTGCTTCTGCATATCTTGATCCGCCTTGTGCTGCTCCAAGGCCTTGGCGAGAATTTTGggatcttcttcagcgccgCCTTCGGCAACATCCTCGCCACGAATCCTGCGAATGATTGTATCATCCATGCGGATCCACTCCCGGCTATCCTGTCGCAGAACATCGACGGTGTAGTGCCCGCCTGCTGCGGATTTGCCATGATGATAAACCACGCTTGTCAGTCTGTACTTCGGCAGACCAGAAATTTGCAAGCTAGCGCGCCTTGCAGGGGAGAAGACCTCCTTCGGGACCTGCAGCTCAAGCGGATAACCAACCTTCTTCCATATCTTCTGGGTACCATTCAAGCTGCTGTTATACTCGAAGCGCTTGAGGTGCAGTACAAGCACCGGTGGTAAAGTGTCAATGAACACTTGCTTCTTTGCCGTATTGCCACGTCCACCGAAATCACCAGTTAAGGCTTCGGTGTTGGTAAGCCCCTTCAAGGCATCGACAATGTTGTTTACATGCTGTGCACCGATGTCAAGCTGAAGTGGTTTATACGGCTCCAAAGTGACGGAGTCCTTTTGGCCTGGAACACGAAGCTCCGAGCGTAGGTGACCGCCGAAGATTTTGGTAACCGGAGACGGAGCATCCTGCTGGCCGGCGGTGCGAGTAACGGCAGCTTTCTGTTTGGGGCCAACCTCAAGCCAACCATCGGCAGATCCTGGAGATAAGACGGTCTCGGGCGAAGAAACGCCGTTCGGCTGTGGCTGCTCCTCGGCTTGTCCTTGCATGACTTGCACGCATTCATCGTGAAGTCCTTCCAGCAAGAATCCCAGGAACTCTTCGGCATCTTGCTGATGTCCGCGCCTCATACCTGCAAAGCGTGGCAACTTCCGAATCACTTCGTAGACATAATCCGGGGTGATGGAGTCGCCATACTGCTCAAGCTGTTCTTGCTTCAAGCGTGAACGCAGCATGTCCGCCGACTCCGCGCTAGCCAAAATCTTAAACTCACGCATGAACATGATCATGGCGTCGATCAAAGGAGTCTCGCTCTTCATAGAATGCACAGTTCGTTGTCGTACCTGATCCAAGAAGTTGTAGAAAGGCACGCAGAAAACCAAGACTTGCAATATCTGTTCGCGTATTAGTatatcgtcttcgtcagtAAACGATTAAACTCACCGAGTTCATGTAGCACATATTTCCAGTGTTGACCAGACCTCTTGGTTCAAGGAAATTCAAGAGAGCCCCGCTATTGACACTGTATTGTCTCAGAGCATCAGCCAATGAAGCTGACTTTGGAAGAGGAATGCCATTGGTCATGACTTCGCTCTTCTGAAGACCAGGAGTGTGAGCTGCAGCCTTCGGAGCATTGCGCTTGACCAGGTCAGCCCACGACTTGGGCGCTGGTTTAGCCTCTGGTGTCTTGACAGTCTCTTCAACCGGTGCGGTCTTCTCCTCAGCGCTAGTGATTTGTTCTTCTGTCTTTGGCGTGATCTCCTCGCCTGCCTGCGACTGCACCTCTTTGTGAGAAGTCGATGGTGGCGAGACTCCTTTTGGTTTGGCGAGACCAGGTATGGACGGAATTGCTATGGCAGTCCGCGTGTCTCGACGAGCGTGGGGTGCCTGTTGCGTAGGCGTCGGCTTCGGCGAAGGGACGGGCGCTGGGGCGGGCGTGGCAGGAGTCGAGACGTTCGTGTAGTCGCTTTCAGAAGGTGCTTGAGAGGTTGCTGGAGTCTCTGGCTCGGACGGTGCCGCGATTGTCGAGGCTTCCGATTGCTGCTCCGGCTCAGGCTCACCGGTGGCTTGGCTTTGGCCAGCGGCAGGTGTAGCAGCTTCCTCCACAGCGCTTGCAAGAGGTGGGAAGGCCACAGCAGAGTTAGCATTGCGAATGTTCCGTCGACGTCGGCGACGAGGCGTGGCACGTGCTGGGAAAGCAGTGTGACCTTCAGGTACCGAGTACCAAGGGAGCTTACATTACGTCAGCAAAATAAGATACGTGGAGGGCGGAGCGTGCTTACCTGTGGCCAAAATGGCTCTCTGTACTCCGGAGAAAGTGCCAACGGGTTTGTAGCAATGGATGATCTTCTGGACGTTGTTGGAGGTGGAGTCTCGACACGCTCCTCTGCCTTGGATACAACAGCTGGGGAAGCAGCggatgcagcagctggcgTTGTGATGGCAGCTGGAGTATGGGCTTGGGCCGGTGCAGGCGAGGGAGAGGCTACAGGCAGCTGGTGATGGACATATTGCGGAACAGGTCGTGGCGACTGGGTGGCCTGTGGAATGGGCGGAATGGCATGCTGCTGTCGTGTGACCGGGGTCATCGGCTGTCCATGAGGTTGCGAGCTCACCACCATCGGCGAACGCTGCGCGTAGTGCTGTGGTGGCatccactgctgctgcggtaTATAGTGCTGCGGGTAAGCCTGCTGCGGCCATCGCGGCGGCGCGTGGTAGTATGCGTGCGGGTGCTGGTAGCCGTTGTAAGGAGGCAGCGGTGTGTGAGGTGCATGCTGCGCATAGGGGTTGTAGTCGCGGCGCTGCGCGTGCATAGGGAGAGCCGGCGGCACATTAGGCGCATGCCCTCCCTGCTGATATGGGTTGTTCATGTTCAGTGGTGGCTCGAGGCCTCCGCAGAGGCAAGGCGGACCTAAGCGCGATCTGCCTGCTGCAGTGCTTGTCCGGTGATAGTCGGTGGTGTttcagcagcggcggccTGCATTTGACGACATGGAGGCGCGGCTTTGATGAGGAAGGGCGACTCGGTGGTTCAGAAGGTGGAGGCGTTGGGCGACAACTTTTTGTGGGAGGACAGAGGCCGCATGGGAGCGCTGACCAGGCACGTGTCGCAGTGCAGACGTGCTGATCGCGCGAGCGTATGCCGAGTCCGCTCGACACACGAGCTGGGCGGCGTGCGAAGAAtggagaggagaaggcgtGCGGCGGGATGGGTGAGGTGCTCTGGAGACAATGTCGAGGATGAAGTGCCAAAGCTTCTCGAGCGCTTTGGCACTTGGCGGGCGAGTCCGGAGCTAGTTTTAACAGGTCAGAACCGTCATCGTGAATTCGGCGAGATGTGAACAGCAGGTGATCTTGTGCAGCACTGATGTATACATCGAGCGAACGACCTACGAAAGCACTGTATAGTCAACGCACGGGAAGTAGAAAAGTGTCATGCTAGATTGATATCACGCGACTTCCTTCGACTTGGGTCAAAAAGTCTAACCGGAATGCCAACCAATATACTTTGAAATCCAACATATATGGCATTACTCTACGCCCGCAGTGGCTACAGATCGTGACTGAGTATCTCCTCCAAGCTTGGATATGAAGCTGTTCCCCCGCGCCCATCGCTCTGACCCCACCATTCCGTCAATGACGGCAGCTCCAGGTGCTCTGACGAGTTGTTCTCGGGCAGCAAGCTCGCTAGCGATGGCAGCGATGTAGCATTGTTATTCTGAGAAGCCTGTGACATTGGAAGCTCCTGGGTATGCCTCGCGTGTATAGGCTTCGGTAGTAAAGAAGTGTTGGGATCAGGTGCGCGCAACCGTTCAGCGGGCACCGGTCGAGCAGTATCTGTCGCCCAATCCAAGATGCCGCGGTCGAGTGTAATTGgcccatcgtcgtcatcctcatcttcgctgaGCCTTCCTAGGTATACGTCGTCGAGGCTGAAGAgcgcttgctgctgtggttTCCTAATATCGATCATTTTGGGGAGAAGCGTACCAGGTTGTTGCGCGCTATTCTTGCTACCGACAGCGTTATGATTCTCGGCCTGTTGTTTCGTAGTCTCATCGTTATAAGCAGATGTGTGACCATTCGAGTCGCCGCTCTGCTTTTTCACTCGAGGCGCCAGCCCTGCTTTGGCATATTCCTCAGGGAATCGTGTTCGCATGCGATCTCGCAAATCAGTCGCTTGTCGTGACGAGAGATTGAGATCTGGATCTTGTTTGATGGCGGTCCACGCCTTGCCATGCTTTTTGAAACCCCTGAGCAGGGCTTCGTCTTCAGTAGCGCTATAGCCATGTCGAGAACGCCGTTCTGATCTGACAAACGGTGTGTTAATGCCCAGCTTTTCAAGCGTCGCCGTATCAATTCGCTCTGGTGCCGGTCCTTTCGCGGAACGTTTCAAGGCGGTTCCTTGTTCGTCCGTGTCAGTTGATGTTGCCTCACCTATAGGTGCACTGGACTTCTTCGACGTCTTGTTATGATCTGGAAAGCACACCCGAAAGCGATCTTTCAAGTCTAGCGCCGTACGGCTGTTGAATTGATAGTCTGAACAGTTCCAGATCTTGGTCCAATTCCCCACGCCGAAGCGAGCAACCCCTTTCAACAAGTCCTCAGTCTCTTCCGGCGTCCACTTGTTGCGCTTCGCGAGCTTCCTAGGCTGCTTTTTCGACTCGTTCGCTGTTGCCGACGCGGACCTTGTTGTTGAACTGCCTGTCCGATCAGGCGCAGGCCCAGTCTCGGATGCTTCAGCATGTGGTTCTGAATCTAATGTTTTCGAAGGAAGACTTGGAGGCTTGTCAACACTTATGGAAGGCAGTAGACCGGCATCAGGTGGCGGCTGATGAAGCCCAGAGAGCGTAGGCGGAATGCGTAGACGCTTGGCATTATTTCTCACCGGCAACTTTGGTAGGTCTAAGTTAGGATTGTCTACAGGACGGGGCCTTTTCGGTGCTCTGTCACCAGAAGGCTCGAGAACTAGCCGGAAGAGATCTTGATTCGATACAGTGTCGAGTCGCGCCTTTTCGAGGTGGGGGGTGCCATTCAAGGGGTGCTTTTGCGACGGAGGAGCAGGTTGAATAGGATTTGGAAGGTTGATGAAGTCAAGAGATGTCGGACGGTATGCTGAGGAGCCACTGCGGTTCTCGACTGAAGGCATAGTGCTTCATGATGGCTTTTGAGAATCCAAGCACATCTCGAACGGTGGTGCTTTCTCCAAGTCGCGAAGTCTGACTTGGAACGGAAGGCAGACATGCCAAGACCGATCTCGTGTTTCACTGACTTCACGCGCCACTGGCCCATCCTTTGGACCCAACACCACCTACGCTACACGACGACATGGCATCGAAGATCAGCCGAGTGCGCTCTGTCCATTAGTAGAACCACCAAAATGACGCCAATATGGTTATGGCAacccgcctccgcctccccGCAAGCAGCGCCCCGCGTGACGTTCTCCAGAGCCTGTTAACACAATATAGGCTGAAATAGGCTGAATGCACTTGATGCCTGATCAGTATGACCCCCAATGGCGACGATCATTGAGATGAGTAGACGGGGCATAAATGACCAGATGGGTAAGCATACTTTCAAAGTTCACATGCTTCAAAATGCTTCATTTACTTCTTTTCTTTCTCGCGAGCTTAGTCCAGGCGGAAACCGGGTTGCAAGCTTGGCTTCGATACGCCCCGCTACCGAGACATATCGACCATCCTGCTCTTCCGTCTTCGATTGTCGTGCTAAATGCGACTCATGGCGGACCTATTGAAACTGCCGGAAAGGAGCTGCAACAAGGACTGTCACATATCTTTGGACACCATGCTAGGATCTGCGATGATGATTCACAACCGGCTGTGACCATTGCCACTGTTGAGACCTACAACGCCGCATATCCAGATTCGCGAGTTGAGAGCGATCTGATTGAAGACGGCTTCTGGCTGAGCATCAAGGATGACGAAGTCAAGATCGTCGGACACAACGAGCGAGGAACGCTCTACGGCACATTCGAATACTTGTCAATGCTAGCGCAGGGCAACTTCTCGAATGTCGAGTACCTTACGAATCCTGCAGCGCCAATCAGATGGACCAACGAATGGGACAACAGTACGTATTCATCGACATTGCAGATTGACACCTTGACATGTGGACACGCGCTGACTGTGTCTTGATTCGTAGTGGACGCATCCGGTACTCACGGAATCATTGAGCGTGGCTTTGCTGGCAACTCCATATTCTTCGAAAACGGCAAGATCAAAGCAAATCTTACACGAGCAGCAGAATATGCTCGATTACTAGCCTCGATTCGCATTAACGCGGTTGTCGTGAACAATGTCAACGCCAACTTCACCACATTGCAACCGGAGAACATCGATGGCTTGGGCCGCATTGCAGATGTGTTCCGCCCTTACGGCGTCCAGCTAGGGCTATCGCTATATTTTGCATCCCCAGCAAATTTGACAGATATCGATACATATGATCCCCTAGACGAGCAAGTAATCGACTGGTGGACGAACAAGACGACCGAGATTTACGACCGCATTCCAGACATGGCCGGCTACCTCGTGAAGGCCAACAGCGAAGGCCAGCCTGGACCGCTCCATTACAATCGCACCCTGGCGGAAGGCGCCAACCTTTTCGCACGAGCACTCAAACCGCATGGAGGCGTGCTGATGTTTCGTGCCTTTGTGTATGACCAGCTCAACCAGACGGACTGGAAAGCCGACCGAGCAAATGCTGCTGTTGATTACTTCAGACCACTCGACGGCCATTTCGAGGACAACGTGGTTGTGCAGATCAAGTATGGCCCGATCGATTTCCAGGTCCGGGAGCCAGTATCGCCGCTTTTCGCCAATCTGAGAAATACAAGCATGGCAGTTGAGCTGCAAGTCACGCAGGAGTATCTTGGACAGCAGATGCATCTCGTTTACTTGCCTCCGCTCTGGAAGACGCTAACGGACTTCGATCTTCGAATTGACAACGACACCTCGCTGCTGCGAGATGTTATGACTGGCTACCACCACAAGCGACCCCTCGGAGGATCCGCAGCTGTGGTGAACGTGGGTACCAATAGTACGTGGCTGGGCAGCCATCTCGCAATGTCAAATCTGTATGCATATGGTCGCCTCGCCTGGGACTGGACGCTAGACTCTGAAGAGATA
It contains:
- a CDS encoding uncharacterized protein (BUSCO:EOG09260V8Q~MEROPS:MER0005436), coding for MNNPYQQGGHAPNVPPALPMHAQRRDYNPYAQHAPHTPLPPYNGYQHPHAYYHAPPRWPQQAYPQHYIPQQQWMPPQHYAQRSPMVVSSQPHGQPMTPVTRQQHAIPPIPQATQSPRPVPQYVHHQLPVASPSPAPAQAHTPAAITTPAAASAASPAVVSKAEERVETPPPTTSRRSSIATNPLALSPEYREPFWPQLPWYSVPEGHTAFPARATPRRRRRRNIRNANSAVAFPPLASAVEEAATPAAGQSQATGEPEPEQQSEASTIAAPSEPETPATSQAPSESDYTNVSTPATPAPAPVPSPKPTPTQQAPHARRDTRTAIAIPSIPGLAKPKGVSPPSTSHKEVQSQAGEEITPKTEEQITSAEEKTAPVEETVKTPEAKPAPKSWADLVKRNAPKAAAHTPGLQKSEVMTNGIPLPKSASLADALRQYSVNSGALLNFLEPRGLVNTGNMCYMNSILQVLVFCVPFYNFLDQVRQRTVHSMKSETPLIDAMIMFMREFKILASAESADMLRSRLKQEQLEQYGDSITPDYVYEVIRKLPRFAGMRRGHQQDAEEFLGFLLEGLHDECVQVMQGQAEEQPQPNGVSSPETVLSPGSADGWLEVGPKQKAAVTRTAGQQDAPSPVTKIFGGHLRSELRVPGQKDSVTLEPYKPLQLDIGAQHVNNIVDALKGLTNTEALTGDFGGRGNTAKKQVFIDTLPPVLVLHLKRFEYNSSLNGTQKIWKKVGYPLELQVPKEVFSPARRASLQISGLPKYRLTSVVYHHGKSAAGGHYTVDVLRQDSREWIRMDDTIIRRIRGEDVAEGGAEEDPKILAKALEQHKADQDMQKQRNMYGGLDEADKEPEEEKPWSEVNGNVSGHKKNWSGIAASVTNGTATPTSTTGKRTPTAKREGVRDNKVAYILLYERIRD
- a CDS encoding uncharacterized protein (CAZy:GH67), which encodes MLHLLLFFLASLVQAETGLQAWLRYAPLPRHIDHPALPSSIVVLNATHGGPIETAGKELQQGLSHIFGHHARICDDDSQPAVTIATVETYNAAYPDSRVESDLIEDGFWLSIKDDEVKIVGHNERGTLYGTFEYLSMLAQGNFSNVEYLTNPAAPIRWTNEWDNMDASGTHGIIERGFAGNSIFFENGKIKANLTRAAEYARLLASIRINAVVVNNVNANFTTLQPENIDGLGRIADVFRPYGVQLGLSLYFASPANLTDIDTYDPLDEQVIDWWTNKTTEIYDRIPDMAGYLVKANSEGQPGPLHYNRTLAEGANLFARALKPHGGVLMFRAFVYDQLNQTDWKADRANAAVDYFRPLDGHFEDNVVVQIKYGPIDFQVREPVSPLFANLRNTSMAVELQVTQEYLGQQMHLVYLPPLWKTLTDFDLRIDNDTSLLRDVMTGYHHKRPLGGSAAVVNVGTNSTWLGSHLAMSNLYAYGRLAWDWTLDSEEILNDWTRLTFGHNQKVIETIAEMSMQSWPAYENYTGNLGIQTLTDILYTHFGPNPQSQDGNGWGQWTRADNEGVGMDRTVSNGTGYAGQYPPQVAQLFENISTTPDDLLLWFHHVPYTHILKSGKSVAQHFYDAHYAGAETAQNFVTLWKSLHGLIDAERYNEVLYRQEFQAGHSIVWRDAINNWIYNLSSIEDISSRVGNSPWRIEAEDMQLDGYEIYDVSPFEIASGTKAIVTSSNTTTGTASVSVPFESGRYDLIVQHFDLTAGNSTFTVTLGDREVGKWRSDDVYTGRVGHTPSIYLDGHSATRKRFANVQVNKGDVLKVVGQPDGIEPAPVDYVAFLPEGVVD